A region of Phalacrocorax carbo chromosome 9, bPhaCar2.1, whole genome shotgun sequence DNA encodes the following proteins:
- the ZBTB42 gene encoding zinc finger and BTB domain-containing protein 42 has protein sequence MEFPDHSRQLLQCLSQQRHQGFLCDCTVLVGEAQFRAHRAVLASCSMYFHLFYRDQLDKRDIVHLNSDIVTAPAFSLLLEFMYEGKLEFNSLPVEDVLAAASYLHMYDIVKVCKGKLKDKELCSEEKINDEMASLEKAEHFLDAGLPLVHEFDPGNKQKFSVAEYERAAGKEKVSSHPAWSSDHISVSSVPTEAEPCAAAAGKTKANVNSSTGPLSQRSVNHPLASSDVDCALDLSFKPVPGRDSLHPSYVFGQLASDSQQQGTEPLVKDEQDLLSDQEDGEARSPESQHFGNSAKSLVTGLGHMFAGNGSSHAREEDIDQERDESEDDMDSSDISSGVLVPPGHICICPLCSKVFPSPHILQLHLSSHFRDKDGSRTRLSPDGSVPTCTLCGKTFSCMYTLKRHERTHSGEKPYTCGQCGKSFQYSHNLSRHAVVHTREKPHGCKWCERRFTQSGDLYRHIRKFHCGLVKSLVV, from the coding sequence ATGGAGTTTCCAGACCATAGCCGCCAGTTGCTGCAGTGTCTGAGTCAGCAGCGTCACCAGGGCTTCCTGTGTGACTGTACTGTTTTAGTTGGAGAAGCTCAATTCAGAGCTCACAGAGCCGTTCTTGCCTCTTGCAGTATGTACTTCCATCTTTTCTACAGGGACCAGTTAGACAAAAGGGATATTGTGCATCTGAACAGTGACATTGTCACAGCCCCTGCCTTCAGCCTGCTGCTCGAATTCATGTACGAGGGAAAGCTGGAATTCAACAGTCTCCCGGTCGAAGATGTGCTGGCTGCGGCTAGCTACCTTCACATGTATGACATTGTGAAAGTCTGCAAGGGCAAGTTGAAAGATAAAGAATTATGTTCGGAAGAGAAGATTAATGATGAGATGGCTAGTTTGGAGAAAGCGGAGCATTTTCTAGATGCTGGATTGCCCCTGGTCCACGAGTTTGAcccaggaaacaaacaaaaattcagcGTTGCAGAATACgagagagcagcaggcaaagaAAAGGTCAGCAGTCACCCCGCCTGGTCCTCTGATCATATAAGTGTCAGCTCTGTGCCGACAGAGGCAGAACCGTGCGCCgcagcagctggaaaaacaaaggCTAATGTCAATAGTTCCACAGGACCTTTGTCCCAAAGGTCTGTTAACCATCCCCTGGCTTCGAGTGATGTGGACTGCGCGCTGGATTTGTCTTTCAAGCCTGTGCCGGGGAGAGATTCCTTACACCCCTCCTATGTCTTTGGACAGCTGGCTTCCgacagccagcagcagggtaCCGAGCCACTTGTTAAAGATGAACAAGACTTGCTGTCAGATCAGGAGGACGGCGAAGCCAGGAGTCCGGAGAGTCAGCATTTTGGGAATTCAGCCAAAAGCCTAGTGACAGGGTTAGGACACATGTTCGCGGGGAATGGCAGCTCTCATGCCCGAGAGGAGGATATAGATCAAGAGCGAGACGAGAGCGAGGACGACATGGATTCGTCAGACATCTCCTCGGGCGTCCTCGTGCCTCCCGGGCATATCTGCATTTGCCCCCTGTGTAGCAAGGTGTTTCCGAGCCCGCACATCCTTCAGCTGCACCTGAGCTCTCACTTCCGCGACAAGGACGGCTCCCGGACCCGCCTGTCCCCCGACGGGTCCGTCCCCACTTGTACCCTCTGCGGAAAGACTTTCTCTTGCATGTACACGTTAAAGAGGCACGAGAGGACTCACTCGGGGGAGAAGCCTTACACCTGCGGCCAGTGCGGAAAGAGCTTCCAGTATTCCCACAACCTCAGCCGCCACGCAGTGGTGCACACCAGGGAGAAACCCCACGGGTGCAAGTGGTGCGAGAGACGGTTCACGCAGTCTGGGGATTTGTACAGACATATCCGCAAATTTCATTGTGGCCTTGTGAAGTCCTTGGTTGTTTGA